Sequence from the Fulvivirga ligni genome:
CATATTGATAAGTATCCAGCTCTACTGAAGCATCTAACGCGGTGATATTAAATGATTTAGCCCCATTAGTGGTAATTTCTCCCAGCCCCAAACCAGAAGCGGCCACCTGACTACCTGTGGTGGTGTTAGACAAATAAATGAAAGTGCCCAGAGCAAAGCTGGTTTCAAAATCTTCACTGAAACCTAGAATTAGATTGTCATTATTATCATAGTACAAACGAGCTGCACCTTTGGCCACATAACCATTACCTCCCATAAAAGTGGCCACTTTCTCAGCGCTACCCACCGTGAGTTGATACTGCTGACTTGATATGCCCTGGGATGAGGCTGTAATGCTCACTTCGCCATTAGACTTTCCTGTTACCAAGCCGGCGGATGAAACTGTAGCTACATCATTATTGCTGCTTTGCCAGGTCACCTCGCCATCAATTTCCTCACCATAGCCATTGAGCAATTTTACCGATAGCTGCAAAGAACCACCAACGGATAACAGGTTGCTACTTCCAGTCAATACTACCTCAGCCAGTTCGTCAGGGTTATCTATTATGGTAATAAGTAAAGATTCACTTTCTACTGATTCAAATGTTGCCTTAATCATCACCTGGCCAGCCATATTGGCGGTAAGTAAGCCATTATTGTCTACAGAAGCCACAGCGGTATTGCTACTTTGCCATGTCAAGGACTCTTCTACGGCTATTCCAAATTCATTATAATAAATACCTTCCATCTGAAGTGTAGTTCCCGTCATGACACTATTAGCCTCAGAAGTGATCGCTATTTTCTTCTCCACTAAAGGATCATCAACAAAGTCGGTACCGATACAGCTGGCAAATAACAGAATGGTGGAAAAAACTAAATATCTCATGGCTATACACTTTGATGCTCAGGAAGTTGGAAAGAGAAAGTTGTTCCATAATTGATCTTACTGGTGAGATTTATGGTGGCATTATGGATTTCAAGAATCTTCTTCACGATGGCCAAACCCAGGCCGGTATTGTTATTATCCAGGCTAATGCGCTTATCACCAATATGATAGCGATCAAAAATAAATGGAATCTGATCTTTAGGAATGCCTGGCCCAGTGTCTGACACCTTAATTTCTACAAACTGATCAGTTTGATCTACAGCTATTTGAATGGTGCCGCCCTCAGGTGTAAACTTCAAGGCATTATCGATCAGGTTTTGAAGTACGCGTTCAATCAAGGCCACATCGGCATACACCAAAGTGTTCTGTTTAACGGAAGTAGTCTTGATGGTAATATTTTTATCGTCTGCTAATATTTCAAACTTCTGACTGATGTCATTGATCAGCTCCTGAATGAAAAATGGCTCTTTTTTGGGCGTCACCTGCTTCGATTCCAGCTTTGATAATTCAAAAAGCTCATCCACTAGCTTGCGCAGCTTATCTGTACTTTCAAGAATAATTTTCAGGTATTTTTCTCTGTCTTTTTCAGAAAGCTGATCTCTTTTTATCATCAGCGTTTCAATATAACCATGGATCACGGCCAGCGGCGTCCTCAAATCATGTGAGACGTTGCCCACCAGTTCCCGTCTCAGGTTTTCCATCGACTTCAGGTTCTCAATATTGCCCACTATAGTATCTGCCATTTCATTAAAAGCCAAGGCAAGATCATTGAGCCCTCCGGTAGATTTCACAGGAATGCGAGCGCTCATCTCCCCTTTTTGAAAGCGTTTAACGGTGGTTATAATCTTATTTAAGTTTTTGATGATCAGCCAAATGGCAATAATTCCTACTATCAAAGAGGCCAATAAAGCAATTAAGAAAGATCTTCCTCCTAGCCGCATGATATAGCTATTCCACATAAATGCTGAAACTGAATCGTATTCTTCACTTGCCAATACCACATATACGTAGCCTAGTGTAACATCTCCTTCAGCAATGGCTGCAGCAGAGAATACTTTCTGCACACCAGGATTTCGCGGATCATCCCCTACAATATATTGCTGCTTATCAGAGGCTATGAATTGATGGACAGGGTCCAGATTAACGGAGTCCATTTTTACTCTTTTGTAAGGAGCCACATAGTTTAAAATCTTACCTCCAGGGTTTAAAATATACACTTCAATGCTGGGATTAATGGCCATCATGTGGTGCATGATCTCATCAGTGGCATTTTCAGATAATTCACCATCTATAAAGGGCTTTACCTCTTTTATAATGCTTTGGGCTATGGGTGCATTTAACACCTGATTTCTCTCCTGAAAATATTTCTCCGCCAGGGAGGCCGTAATAAACACATAAGCGAAACCGACAATCACTAAGACCCCCAGGAGCATCAGCGATATTTTCCAGAAAAATCCCAGTGAGTTATTTTTAAATAATTGACTCATATTAAAGACGTTACGGGTAATTCATCATTAAACCTATAGCCCACTCCCCAAGTAGTAAGTATGTATTCTGGCTGATTTAGGTCTTTTTCCAGCTTACTTCTCAGCCTGTTGATGTGAGAATTTACAGTGTGCTCATAGCCTTCAAATTCATATCCCCAGATTAAACTTAGCAGACGACCGCGAGAATAGCTGGTGCCAGGATTGGTCGCCAGAAGGTACAGTAGGTCAAATTCCTTGGGAGTAAGGTCAATTCGTTCTTGTTCGCGCAGGACTTTACGCTTGTTTTTATCAATCTGCAGATTGCCCAGCTTAATCACCTGCTCTATTTCATCGCTCTGCTTTAACATTTGCACCCTTCTGAAAATGGCTTTCACTCTGGCAATGAACTCTCTCACGCTAAATGGTTTAGTTAAATAATCATCGGCCCCTGTTTCTAGGCCAATAATTTTGTCCACTTCTTCGGACCTGGCGGTAAGCATTAAAATAGGTGTTACTACATCATTGGCTCGCAGGTCTCTGCATATTTCCAGGCCATCCTTGCCGGGCAGCATTAGGTCCAGGACTATCAAATCAAATGATTCATTCAGCGCCATGTTATAGCCAACTGCTCCGTTGGTAGCCATGCTCAACTGGCATTGTAAATCTTTCAGGTGTATTTCCAGCAGCTCTTTTATATGGACATCGTCCTCTATAAGTAGTACCTTTTTCATATATAGGTTGGGTGATAGTAGCAGTAAAAGTATATTTCAAGTATCACGAAAGTATCACATCATGAAACTTTATAAAGGTATTAGGCGTGAGTATAGAAAAAAGTCAAGGCACTGACTTTTCGGGTATTATTTCCGCAGAACTTAAAAGTGCTTTGATCGGTTTAATTTGTATAAATTTGTTTCCATGCGAGTATTATTTGAAGAATTATCAGACGCTGCCAGAATTTGGATCTACCAGGCCGACCGGGCCCTTTCTGCAGCTGAGGAAGAAGCCATAGAAGTAAAAGCCAATGATTTTTGTGAACAATGGGCCGCTCATGGCGCTCCATTAAAATCATCTGCCAAAGTTTATCATCATAGATTTTTAGTATTAGCTGCTGATGAGAGCTTTAACCAGGCCAGCGGTTGTTCTATAGACAGCTCGGTACACATGGTGCAGCAGCTGGAGCAGGAGTTTCAAATTAACTTCTTTGACAGAACCAAAGTGGCTTTTCTTCTAAAGGATGAAATTTTCATTGAATCATTAACCAATCTAAAAAATAGCGTAAACGAAGGCAAGATCGACAAAGACACCATTACCTTTAATAATATGGTGGAGAGCAAAAAGGAGCTGGAATCTGCCTGGAAGGTGCCAGCGCACGCCACGTGGATCAAACGTTATTTTTAAGAACAAGGCTTAAATCATAAAATAAAGAGTTTTTCGTTATACTATTAAGGTCAATAAGTTATAACTTTAGTCCAAAGGACCAATTTGTCAATGAGTGCTAAAACCAATCTTCTAACCCTACTAACTGCCTTACTTATCTTTTCTTGTAACCTGGAAAAAAAGGCATGGAAAACATTTGATAGGGGTGAATTTCAATCATCTATTGAGATGTATAATGATATTCTAAAAAAAGATCCTAATGACGGTATGGCCAACTTCTTCGTAGCCGAATCTTACCGTCAGTCTAACAGGATTCCAGAATCTGAGGCTTATTATAAAAGAGCTGTTGATGATGGCGTAAGAAATGACTCGATCAGACTTTTCTATGCTTTCGCTTTAAAGTCTAATGCAAAGTATGATGAGGCCCATAATCAGATTGATGAATTTTTAACTGAAGTAGAAGAAGAAAAGTATCAAAAATGGGGCGAAGAGGAGCTTAGCAATCTTAACCATTTAGACGAGGTCC
This genomic interval carries:
- a CDS encoding Ig-like domain-containing protein; protein product: MRYLVFSTILLFASCIGTDFVDDPLVEKKIAITSEANSVMTGTTLQMEGIYYNEFGIAVEESLTWQSSNTAVASVDNNGLLTANMAGQVMIKATFESVESESLLITIIDNPDELAEVVLTGSSNLLSVGGSLQLSVKLLNGYGEEIDGEVTWQSSNNDVATVSSAGLVTGKSNGEVSITASSQGISSQQYQLTVGSAEKVATFMGGNGYVAKGAARLYYDNNDNLILGFSEDFETSFALGTFIYLSNTTTGSQVAASGLGLGEITTNGAKSFNITALDASVELDTYQYVIVLCKPAAITFGYANFNE
- a CDS encoding sensor histidine kinase, with the translated sequence MSQLFKNNSLGFFWKISLMLLGVLVIVGFAYVFITASLAEKYFQERNQVLNAPIAQSIIKEVKPFIDGELSENATDEIMHHMMAINPSIEVYILNPGGKILNYVAPYKRVKMDSVNLDPVHQFIASDKQQYIVGDDPRNPGVQKVFSAAAIAEGDVTLGYVYVVLASEEYDSVSAFMWNSYIMRLGGRSFLIALLASLIVGIIAIWLIIKNLNKIITTVKRFQKGEMSARIPVKSTGGLNDLALAFNEMADTIVGNIENLKSMENLRRELVGNVSHDLRTPLAVIHGYIETLMIKRDQLSEKDREKYLKIILESTDKLRKLVDELFELSKLESKQVTPKKEPFFIQELINDISQKFEILADDKNITIKTTSVKQNTLVYADVALIERVLQNLIDNALKFTPEGGTIQIAVDQTDQFVEIKVSDTGPGIPKDQIPFIFDRYHIGDKRISLDNNNTGLGLAIVKKILEIHNATINLTSKINYGTTFSFQLPEHQSV
- a CDS encoding response regulator transcription factor, whose amino-acid sequence is MKKVLLIEDDVHIKELLEIHLKDLQCQLSMATNGAVGYNMALNESFDLIVLDLMLPGKDGLEICRDLRANDVVTPILMLTARSEEVDKIIGLETGADDYLTKPFSVREFIARVKAIFRRVQMLKQSDEIEQVIKLGNLQIDKNKRKVLREQERIDLTPKEFDLLYLLATNPGTSYSRGRLLSLIWGYEFEGYEHTVNSHINRLRSKLEKDLNQPEYILTTWGVGYRFNDELPVTSLI